In Deinococcus misasensis DSM 22328, the sequence AAGATCAAATACCTTTCTCAGGTGCACACCATCCACACCCTTGAAACGGCAGAACAGGCCACCGAACTTGCCCGATACGCTGACAAATGGGGGAGATCACCCAAACTGCTGATTCAGGTGCATAATGGTGAGGTGCAAAAGCACGGTTGTCCACCCGAAGACGTTGCAGCTCTGCTGAAAACCACCCGGGAATTGGGACTGACCGTAGAAGGGCTGATGGTGATGGCCCCCTACGACCAACCCGAGGCAGCCAGACACATCTTTCAGCAGGTTTCAGCCCTGAACGCCAGACTGGAACTCAGGGAGTTGAGCATGGGCATGAGTGATGATTATCACCTTGCCATCGAGGCCGGTTCTACGCTCATCCGGATAGGGAGTGCCATCTTTTTATGAACATCACACCTTTCGACATTCGCAGTCAGGAGTTCTCGGGTGCCGTCAGCGGCTACAACCGCAAGGAAGTCAAGCAGTTTCTGGAAAACCTCTCCAACGAATACGAGCAGATGCTGGTCAATGCCAACGAGTTGCAAACCCGCATCCACCAGCTTGAAGTGCAACTCGGACAGTTGCGCTCTGGAGAAGAAGACCTCAAACGTGCGGTGATTTCTGCCGGTCAGATTGCCCACCAGATGAAAGAAAACGCCCAGCGTGAAGCCGAAATCATCAAGCGCGAAGCCGAAGCCATCCGTGAGCAGGCCGAGCGTGATGCACAGGCCACTCTGGATCAGGCCCGCAAACGTGCCGATGAGCTTTTGCGTGAAGCCAACCTGGAACGCGACCGCATGTTCTCTGAAGCACACTCCAGGGTGCAGGAAATGCAAACCGGTCTGGAGCAGGTCAAATCCGAAAAAGCCCAGTTTCTGGCCCAGTACCGTGCCATGCTGAAGGCTTTTCTGGAATTGAGTGCCAAGCATCCAGAGTGAGTCCTTTTGCTCGCTGAACCCCAGTCCAGTCAGTGGCCCCCAGAGGCCACTTTTTGTTTGTCTGGGTGCTTTTTGGTATGAATTTTGAGAGGTTTGTTCAAACGGCTGAATGGGCTCTGAAACACAGGCGAAAAAGTGCATCTAAGACGCATTGAAAACGATTTCTTTTGGCTGCAGGACGATGAATTCTCAATTGACGGATGGGCAGGGTGGTGTTAATATGGTCGGTGAACAAAGCTGCAATTCAAACCCACCACCGGATTTCGCTGCCGCATGAAATGCCTGTGGTTGCTTTGCTCACCTGAAGGAGGAGAGAGCATGAAAAAGTGGATGCCCCTGATTGGAATCGCTTCCCTGGCACTGGCCATGGGTCAAGCCGGAGCACAAGGCGTCACCCTGACGATTGCGTGTGGCGCAGTCGGACAGGAACTGGAAATGTGCAAAAGCGGGGTGGCCGCATGGGCCAAGAAGACCGGAAACACCGTCAAAGTCTTCGAAAGCC encodes:
- a CDS encoding YggS family pyridoxal phosphate-dependent enzyme, which codes for MQLPILLQDIERCAREAGRNPEEVRLIAVSKGQPVEAIQEKVLKFEHFRLAENRGQELRDKIKLLPDPHLEWHFIGPIQSNKIKYLSQVHTIHTLETAEQATELARYADKWGRSPKLLIQVHNGEVQKHGCPPEDVAALLKTTRELGLTVEGLMVMAPYDQPEAARHIFQQVSALNARLELRELSMGMSDDYHLAIEAGSTLIRIGSAIFL
- a CDS encoding DivIVA domain-containing protein, which translates into the protein MNITPFDIRSQEFSGAVSGYNRKEVKQFLENLSNEYEQMLVNANELQTRIHQLEVQLGQLRSGEEDLKRAVISAGQIAHQMKENAQREAEIIKREAEAIREQAERDAQATLDQARKRADELLREANLERDRMFSEAHSRVQEMQTGLEQVKSEKAQFLAQYRAMLKAFLELSAKHPE